The following are encoded together in the Candidatus Methylomirabilis oxygeniifera genome:
- a CDS encoding Heme exporter, protein B: MGGRMTFARRVLAIAWKDLVAEWRDRESLTAMCFFAFLVLFLFNFALGGDQTLIRGAASGLLWLAFAFTSVLGLARSVQGELANDCLDGLLLYPAEREAIFLGKLCGSFSIILLVELISFPIFAVLYNMDIWSQLPKLLLITIPATLGFATAGTLLSTMTVGLRAREAMLPFLLFPMTIPLILAAVKGTEVVLRREAFELAMPWLKLMAAFDLLFLVGSLLTFELLVEE, from the coding sequence GTGGGGGGGCGAATGACCTTTGCCAGAAGGGTCCTGGCGATCGCATGGAAGGATCTGGTGGCAGAGTGGCGCGATCGGGAAAGCCTCACCGCCATGTGTTTTTTCGCGTTCCTCGTCTTATTCCTCTTCAACTTTGCGCTAGGCGGAGATCAGACGCTGATTCGGGGGGCTGCATCCGGCCTGTTATGGTTGGCCTTTGCCTTTACAAGCGTTCTTGGCCTGGCTCGATCGGTTCAGGGTGAACTGGCGAACGACTGTCTGGACGGCCTGCTCCTGTATCCGGCCGAGCGGGAAGCGATTTTTCTTGGGAAACTATGCGGCAGCTTCAGTATCATCCTCCTGGTAGAACTGATCAGTTTTCCCATCTTCGCAGTGCTGTACAACATGGACATCTGGTCGCAACTCCCCAAACTCCTGCTGATCACCATACCGGCGACGCTCGGATTCGCAACAGCCGGAACGCTGTTGTCTACCATGACGGTAGGTCTGAGGGCGCGGGAGGCCATGCTGCCGTTCCTTTTGTTTCCTATGACGATCCCCTTGATTTTGGCTGCTGTCAAAGGGACAGAGGTCGTCCTACGACGCGAGGCATTCGAACTCGCCATGCCCTGGCTCAAGCTGATGGCCGCATTTGATCTGCTGTTTCTTGTGGGGTCGTTGTTGACATTTGAGCTGCTGGTTGAGGAATAA
- a CDS encoding conserved protein of unknown function (Evidence 4 : Homologs of previously reported genes of unknown function), producing MTKADEAGIGPGIVPAVEIRGLVKWYGAHPALRGVDLCVGEGEILALFGPNGAGKSTLLRILTGLVRPTAGSVRVAGFEVGKHSEGVRRVIGVLAHGHQLYETLTGRENLLFAATMLGLNQPADRVAGVLAKVGLEAAADGQVRTFSSGMKRRLALAKLMLREPRVMLLDEPFTNLDLQATKLLEEFLMASKTTGVTTVLATHNLTMGYAVADRMAVLEQGRLVFDARRDEISRESLRSLFTIQGELWGGE from the coding sequence ATGACAAAGGCTGACGAAGCAGGGATAGGCCCTGGGATCGTGCCTGCGGTCGAGATCAGAGGTCTGGTGAAGTGGTATGGGGCGCATCCGGCCCTGCGAGGTGTTGACCTGTGTGTTGGAGAGGGAGAGATCCTGGCTCTGTTTGGCCCAAACGGAGCAGGCAAGAGCACCCTGTTGAGAATTCTGACCGGACTGGTGCGACCTACTGCCGGATCGGTGCGGGTCGCCGGGTTCGAGGTCGGCAAACATAGCGAGGGCGTCAGGCGTGTGATCGGTGTTCTTGCCCATGGTCATCAACTGTATGAGACCTTAACCGGGCGTGAAAACCTTCTGTTCGCGGCAACGATGCTGGGGCTGAATCAGCCTGCCGATCGAGTGGCCGGGGTACTGGCGAAGGTGGGACTGGAGGCGGCGGCGGACGGTCAGGTCAGGACCTTTTCCAGCGGGATGAAGCGGCGTCTTGCCTTAGCAAAACTGATGCTCCGTGAACCCAGGGTCATGCTGCTCGACGAGCCGTTTACGAATCTTGACCTCCAGGCGACAAAGCTGCTGGAAGAATTCCTCATGGCCTCAAAAACAACGGGCGTTACCACAGTGTTGGCGACCCATAACTTAACCATGGGTTATGCCGTGGCGGATCGTATGGCCGTCCTGGAGCAGGGCCGATTGGTCTTTGACGCTCGACGAGACGAGATAAGTCGGGAATCGCTGCGATCCCTTTTTACGATTCAAGGGGAGTTGTGGGGGGGCGAATGA
- a CDS encoding Response regulator receiver modulated metal dependent phosphohydrolase (fragment) — translation MIETAPPARGTILVVDDQQVNCTLVETILAPQGYEIISALDGERALELVAARPPDLILLDVIMPGMSGFEVCTRLKENERTRLIPIVMVTSLSDLQDRIRGIEVGADDFLSKPFHPAELSARARSLLKLKQFTDELEDAEDVLCTLALSVEAKDAYTDGHCERLALYSVALGRSLGRPREQLRALHRGGYLHDVGKIAVPESILNKRTELSEEESRIIREHPVIGERICKPLKSLKLVLPIIRHHHEHWDGSGYPDGLRGAEIPLAARIIQVVDIYDALMTARPYKPQLDSHHVVSIMRQASEDGSCDPGLIEQFIGLLQSGEPLVGFEKVKPRQL, via the coding sequence GTGATAGAGACGGCGCCTCCAGCTCGCGGGACGATTTTGGTCGTCGACGATCAGCAGGTCAACTGCACCTTGGTTGAGACGATCCTGGCTCCTCAGGGGTATGAGATCATCTCGGCGTTAGATGGAGAACGAGCCCTCGAACTGGTGGCAGCCCGGCCGCCTGATCTTATCCTGCTTGACGTCATTATGCCTGGAATGAGCGGGTTCGAGGTGTGTACTCGGCTCAAGGAGAACGAACGAACTCGACTCATTCCTATCGTGATGGTGACCTCTCTCAGCGATCTGCAGGATAGAATCCGAGGGATCGAGGTCGGGGCCGACGACTTTTTGAGCAAGCCTTTTCACCCGGCGGAGTTGAGCGCGCGGGCTCGGTCCCTGCTGAAGCTCAAACAGTTCACTGACGAGTTGGAAGATGCGGAGGACGTGCTGTGCACATTAGCTTTGAGTGTTGAGGCCAAGGATGCGTATACCGATGGACACTGCGAGCGATTAGCGTTGTACTCGGTTGCCCTTGGTCGGAGCCTTGGGCGTCCTCGGGAGCAGTTGAGGGCGCTACACCGTGGAGGCTATCTGCACGACGTCGGCAAGATCGCTGTACCGGAGTCGATCCTGAATAAAAGGACGGAATTGAGCGAGGAAGAATCACGAATCATACGAGAGCATCCGGTGATCGGAGAACGGATCTGTAAGCCACTCAAGTCGCTGAAATTGGTGCTTCCCATCATTCGTCACCACCATGAACACTGGGATGGCAGCGGGTATCCCGATGGCTTGAGGGGAGCGGAGATTCCGCTTGCTGCCAGGATTATTCAGGTCGTTGATATCTACGACGCGCTGATGACGGCTCGGCCTTATAAGCCACAACTTGACAGCCACCATGTTGTGTCGATCATGCGGCAGGCATCGGAGGATGGCTCATGCGATCCCGGGTTGATAGAGCAGTTTATCGGGCTGTTGCAGTCCGGTGAGCCCTTGGTAGGTTTCGAGAAAGTGAAGCCAAGACAGCTATAG
- the lipB gene encoding lipoate biosynthesis protein B; Lipoate-protein ligase B (Evidence 2a : Function of homologous gene experimentally demonstrated in an other organism; PubMedId : 12591875; Product type e : enzyme): MKACSLIDLGLVPYADALALQRRLATLRTEDRLEDVLLLMEHPPVITLGRAGQKAHLRVAESSLTAMGIEFFEVERGGDITYHGPGQLVGYPILNLADYGRDVHRYLRQLEEVLIMTLSDFGITAGRSIGRTGVWVGESKIASLGIHVGRWVTCHGFALNVNMDLSPFELIVPCGIQDARVTSMAQGSSRPISIREVAAILTEHFEAEFGVSIVPALLTELAGVKSRIDMSDRDEPAIVGGVQ, translated from the coding sequence GTGAAGGCTTGTAGTCTGATCGACCTCGGACTTGTGCCCTATGCTGACGCGCTTGCCCTGCAGCGGCGGCTGGCAACCCTTCGGACTGAGGACCGCCTCGAGGATGTCCTGCTTCTTATGGAGCATCCGCCGGTTATCACCCTCGGACGAGCCGGGCAAAAGGCTCACCTTCGCGTTGCGGAATCTTCCCTTACCGCGATGGGGATCGAGTTTTTTGAAGTCGAGCGCGGTGGCGACATCACCTATCACGGCCCTGGTCAGTTAGTAGGATACCCGATCCTCAATCTAGCCGATTATGGTCGTGACGTGCATCGATACCTTCGGCAGCTCGAAGAGGTCCTGATCATGACCCTGTCGGACTTTGGGATTACGGCTGGTCGGTCGATCGGTCGAACAGGCGTCTGGGTCGGTGAAAGCAAAATCGCTTCGTTAGGCATTCATGTCGGTCGTTGGGTTACCTGCCATGGCTTCGCGTTGAACGTGAACATGGATCTGTCGCCGTTTGAGCTGATCGTTCCCTGCGGTATCCAGGACGCCAGGGTAACCAGCATGGCGCAAGGGTCATCGCGTCCGATCTCGATTCGTGAGGTGGCGGCAATTCTTACCGAACATTTTGAGGCTGAGTTTGGTGTATCGATTGTACCTGCGTTGCTTACCGAACTTGCCGGCGTGAAGAGTCGCATCGATATGAGCGACAGGGATGAGCCGGCGATCGTTGGGGGCGTGCAGTGA
- the lpD gene encoding Dihydrolipoyl dehydrogenase (E3 component of pyruvate and 2-oxoglutarate dehydrogenases complexes) (Dihydrolipoamide dehydrogenase) (Evidence 2b : Function of strongly homologous gene; PubMedId : 10796014, 9515924; Product type e : enzyme) yields MVDERIFDLAVVGAGPGGYVASIRAAQLGMRVALVERDRLGGVCLNWGCIPTKALLQSSQVLSLMRRAGEFGIHTDNLRADFGIAVKRSREKAERLSKGIEFLMRKNKVALFSGEARLTSARELEVTGRDGKRSEGIRAERILLATGSRPRLLPNVTVDGKVILTSTEAMLLTRVPASMIIIGAGAIGVEFADIYQAYGTAVTLVELLPTILPYEDEEITALLHRALTKKGIKILTNTSVERVIVEAGQAKVRVSSNGKSQELLGETVLVAVGRLPNSEVGGLKELGVATKKGFVAVNEQMESSVAGIYAIGDLAGAPLLAHKASHDGIKAVEKMAKLEDAASADLRRIPSCTYCYPQVASIGLTEAKAKAEGHTIRVGRFPFSASGMAMTLGETEGMVKVIADARHGEILGVHIIGAHATELIAEAGLAIAMEATPEEIAESIHAHPTLSEAMGEAALAVLGRALHV; encoded by the coding sequence ATGGTGGACGAGCGAATATTTGATCTGGCAGTGGTCGGGGCGGGTCCCGGCGGCTACGTTGCATCGATCCGCGCCGCACAACTCGGGATGCGGGTGGCGCTCGTCGAGCGGGACCGTTTGGGTGGAGTCTGTCTCAACTGGGGTTGCATCCCGACGAAGGCATTGCTTCAGAGTTCACAGGTGCTGTCCCTGATGCGCCGCGCCGGGGAGTTCGGGATTCACACGGATAACCTCAGGGCGGACTTCGGCATTGCCGTTAAGCGCAGCCGCGAGAAGGCCGAACGGCTGTCCAAGGGTATTGAGTTTCTGATGCGTAAGAATAAAGTCGCGCTCTTCTCCGGGGAGGCTCGCCTCACCTCGGCCAGGGAACTGGAGGTCACAGGCAGAGACGGAAAGAGGAGTGAGGGGATCCGCGCCGAACGGATCCTTTTGGCAACCGGATCGAGACCCAGGCTACTGCCTAACGTCACAGTCGATGGCAAGGTCATACTGACCAGTACCGAAGCCATGCTGCTGACTCGGGTCCCCGCTTCGATGATCATCATCGGTGCCGGAGCGATCGGCGTAGAATTCGCCGATATCTATCAGGCCTATGGAACGGCCGTGACGCTCGTCGAACTGCTCCCGACGATCCTTCCGTATGAGGACGAGGAGATTACGGCCCTGCTCCACCGCGCGTTGACCAAGAAGGGGATCAAGATTCTTACGAACACCAGCGTAGAGCGGGTAATCGTTGAGGCGGGACAGGCCAAGGTCAGGGTGTCGAGCAACGGCAAGAGCCAAGAGTTGCTTGGCGAGACGGTCCTGGTGGCGGTCGGTAGACTACCGAACTCGGAGGTAGGCGGCTTGAAAGAGCTGGGGGTCGCCACGAAGAAGGGATTTGTCGCAGTGAATGAGCAGATGGAGTCCAGTGTTGCCGGCATCTATGCTATCGGCGATCTTGCCGGTGCGCCGCTCCTGGCCCACAAGGCGTCTCACGATGGGATCAAGGCCGTCGAAAAGATGGCCAAGTTGGAGGATGCGGCGTCGGCGGATCTCAGGAGGATCCCAAGCTGTACCTACTGCTATCCGCAGGTTGCCAGCATCGGCTTGACCGAGGCGAAGGCGAAGGCTGAGGGGCACACGATACGCGTCGGTCGGTTCCCTTTCAGTGCCAGCGGGATGGCGATGACCCTCGGCGAAACCGAAGGGATGGTCAAGGTGATCGCGGATGCGAGACACGGAGAGATCCTGGGCGTACACATTATCGGTGCCCATGCCACCGAACTGATTGCTGAGGCCGGCCTGGCGATCGCGATGGAGGCCACTCCGGAGGAGATTGCCGAGTCGATCCATGCCCATCCCACGCTTTCCGAAGCGATGGGCGAGGCTGCCCTGGCCGTCCTTGGACGCGCCCTCCATGTATAA
- the pdhC gene encoding Dihydrolipoyllysine-residue acetyltransferase component of pyruvate dehydrogenase complex (E2) (Dihydrolipoamide acetyltransferase component of pyruvate dehydrogenase complex) (Evidence 2a : Function of homologous gene experimentally demonstrated in an other organism; PubMedId : 10796014, 9515924; Product type e : enzyme) gives MAMSVVMPRLSDTMEEGKILRWLKREGDRVEGGEIIAEIQTDKADIEMEAFGSGTLRKILIGAGQSAPVGHPIGVIAEEDEDISTLLPPVTGSAVQSATSARPGASAPVSPAFQAVTAGRVKASPLAKRLARAQGIDLSAVKGSGPGGRIIRRDLAAMVPSTADVGQRPPLIAGRVTAMTPPAPSVEFEDRELSPMRRAIAKRVAQSTATVPHFYLTVEVAMEKAAELRQAMQDQAPDLKVTFTDIIIRAVVMALRRHPAMNASFMDDRIRVYSQVNIGIAVALEDGLINPVLRDCGKKSLIQIAKEAKNLVERARALKLRSEEYVGATFTVSNLGMYEIEEFTAIINPPEAAILAVGRIQSKPVVANGDVQIGQRMRMTLSCDHRAVDGAIGAIFLQEVKRLLEQPLQLVVQPE, from the coding sequence ATGGCCATGTCTGTGGTCATGCCTCGGTTGAGCGATACCATGGAGGAGGGAAAGATCCTTCGATGGCTGAAGCGAGAAGGAGATCGAGTCGAGGGGGGTGAAATCATCGCTGAGATCCAGACCGATAAGGCAGATATTGAGATGGAAGCCTTTGGATCCGGTACCCTTCGGAAGATTCTGATCGGGGCGGGCCAGTCGGCGCCGGTCGGCCACCCGATCGGCGTGATCGCTGAGGAAGATGAGGATATTTCGACACTGCTGCCTCCGGTGACAGGCTCAGCCGTTCAATCGGCGACATCGGCTCGGCCAGGCGCCTCTGCGCCGGTGTCCCCCGCTTTTCAGGCGGTCACTGCCGGGCGCGTGAAGGCCTCACCCCTGGCAAAGAGGCTTGCCAGAGCGCAGGGGATCGACCTGTCGGCAGTGAAGGGATCGGGCCCCGGGGGACGGATCATCCGCCGGGATCTGGCTGCTATGGTACCATCGACTGCGGATGTCGGTCAGCGGCCACCTTTGATTGCAGGGCGAGTTACCGCGATGACCCCACCCGCGCCATCCGTAGAGTTTGAGGATCGGGAGCTGTCCCCAATGCGGAGGGCGATTGCCAAGCGCGTGGCTCAAAGTACGGCGACGGTACCCCACTTCTACCTCACCGTCGAGGTAGCAATGGAAAAGGCCGCGGAGTTGCGTCAGGCGATGCAGGACCAGGCGCCGGACCTCAAGGTGACCTTTACCGATATCATCATCAGGGCAGTGGTGATGGCACTGAGGCGACATCCGGCGATGAATGCATCATTCATGGACGATCGGATTCGTGTCTACTCTCAGGTCAATATCGGTATTGCGGTTGCGCTTGAGGATGGATTGATCAATCCGGTGTTGCGCGACTGCGGCAAGAAAAGCCTGATACAGATCGCCAAAGAGGCGAAGAATCTCGTCGAACGAGCCAGGGCCTTGAAGTTACGATCCGAAGAGTATGTCGGAGCGACCTTCACCGTGTCGAACCTTGGCATGTATGAGATAGAAGAGTTCACCGCGATCATCAACCCTCCGGAGGCTGCCATCCTGGCCGTCGGCAGGATACAGAGTAAGCCGGTCGTGGCGAATGGAGATGTGCAGATCGGCCAGCGGATGCGGATGACACTGTCGTGTGATCATCGGGCGGTGGATGGCGCAATCGGGGCGATATTCCTTCAAGAGGTGAAACGACTGCTGGAACAGCCGCTTCAGCTCGTTGTGCAGCCGGAGTAG
- the pdhB gene encoding Pyruvate dehydrogenase E1 component subunit beta, with translation MAIITYREALNQALREEMRRDPRVFLMGEEVGLYQGAYKVSQGLLEEFGPKRVIDTPISEAGFTGVGIGAAMVGLRPIVEMMTFNFALVAIDQIVNQAAKILYMSGGQYNVPMVIRGPGGPAHQLAAQHSQSMESYFYHVPGLKIVRPGTPRDAKGLLKSAIRDDDPVIFIESELLYGTKGEVPDGDYTIPLGVGEIKREGRDVTIVAYSTMLLLALQAAEDLEKEGISVEVVDPRTLRPLDTELIIESIKKTNRAVVMEAGAGFGGIGTVIGEIISEQAFDYLDAPVERVTGANAPTPYAKNLERAKAPSKERVVAAVKKVLAI, from the coding sequence ATGGCAATCATAACCTATCGAGAGGCCCTGAATCAGGCACTGCGTGAAGAGATGCGCCGGGACCCTCGTGTGTTCCTTATGGGCGAGGAGGTAGGCCTGTACCAGGGGGCCTATAAGGTCAGTCAGGGCCTGCTTGAGGAGTTTGGCCCGAAGCGAGTCATCGATACCCCGATCAGCGAGGCCGGGTTTACCGGCGTCGGTATCGGAGCGGCCATGGTCGGCTTGCGGCCGATTGTGGAGATGATGACCTTTAACTTCGCGCTGGTGGCGATCGATCAGATTGTCAATCAAGCGGCGAAGATCCTGTATATGTCCGGCGGTCAGTACAACGTCCCGATGGTTATCCGCGGCCCCGGCGGCCCGGCGCACCAATTAGCGGCTCAGCACTCCCAGAGTATGGAGTCGTACTTCTACCATGTTCCCGGTCTCAAGATCGTGCGTCCGGGGACCCCCAGGGATGCGAAGGGACTCCTAAAGAGTGCGATTCGTGATGATGACCCGGTGATCTTCATCGAGTCAGAGTTGCTGTACGGCACCAAGGGTGAGGTGCCGGATGGAGACTACACCATCCCGCTTGGGGTCGGCGAAATCAAGCGAGAGGGGCGCGATGTCACCATCGTGGCCTACTCCACAATGCTCCTGCTGGCCTTGCAGGCGGCAGAGGATCTGGAGAAGGAGGGGATCTCCGTCGAGGTGGTGGATCCACGTACGCTCCGCCCGCTGGATACCGAGCTCATCATCGAGTCGATCAAGAAGACCAATCGGGCTGTGGTCATGGAGGCCGGCGCCGGGTTCGGCGGGATTGGGACGGTGATCGGTGAAATCATTTCTGAGCAGGCCTTCGATTACTTGGACGCGCCGGTGGAGCGGGTAACGGGCGCTAATGCCCCGACGCCATATGCGAAGAATCTTGAGCGTGCCAAGGCCCCGAGCAAAGAACGGGTCGTTGCGGCGGTCAAGAAGGTTCTAGCGATCTAG
- the pdhA gene encoding Pyruvate dehydrogenase E1 component, alpha subunit (Evidence 2a : Function of homologous gene experimentally demonstrated in an other organism; PubMedId : 10796014, 9515924; Product type e : enzyme) yields MRKLERKELVELLRQMLLMRRFEEKCAEMYTMGKIGGFLHLYIGQEAVATGALSVLRPDDYVIASYREHGHALARGCDPGKIMAELFGRADGLCKGKGGSMHLFDKTHNFLGGHAIVAGQIPIGTGAAFASQYEGKDQVTLCFFGDAAVNQGVFHEAFNLAALWHLPIVYICENNRYGMGTAVERATPVKELYRRAEAYGMPGEAVDGMDVLAVRECVGTAVERARRERIPSLIEAKTYRFRGHSMADPGTYRTKEEIEREKQRDPLVLFRDYLTAEAMIKESDWKALEKEVRVTVEEAVRYADASPEPPVEWLCTDVYVSER; encoded by the coding sequence ATGCGGAAGTTAGAGCGGAAGGAGCTGGTGGAACTGCTCCGGCAGATGCTCCTGATGCGTCGGTTTGAGGAGAAGTGTGCGGAGATGTACACTATGGGGAAGATCGGCGGCTTCCTCCATCTGTATATCGGTCAGGAGGCGGTGGCGACAGGCGCCCTCTCCGTATTACGACCGGACGACTATGTCATTGCCAGCTACCGGGAACACGGCCATGCCTTAGCGAGGGGCTGCGATCCGGGGAAGATCATGGCAGAGCTGTTCGGGCGGGCCGATGGCCTCTGTAAGGGTAAGGGCGGTTCGATGCACCTGTTCGACAAGACGCATAACTTCCTGGGCGGCCATGCGATCGTAGCGGGACAGATCCCGATCGGGACCGGCGCCGCCTTTGCGAGCCAGTATGAGGGCAAGGATCAGGTCACGCTCTGCTTCTTTGGAGACGCTGCCGTCAACCAGGGGGTGTTTCATGAGGCGTTCAATCTGGCAGCCCTGTGGCACCTGCCGATCGTCTATATTTGCGAGAACAACCGCTACGGTATGGGGACCGCCGTAGAGCGCGCGACGCCGGTCAAGGAGCTGTACCGACGGGCTGAGGCATACGGGATGCCCGGCGAGGCGGTAGATGGAATGGATGTTCTGGCCGTTCGGGAGTGTGTGGGAACGGCTGTTGAGCGGGCGCGACGAGAACGTATCCCATCCCTCATTGAGGCGAAGACGTATCGATTCCGCGGACACTCGATGGCGGATCCGGGGACCTATCGAACGAAAGAGGAGATCGAGCGGGAAAAGCAACGGGATCCCCTCGTACTGTTCCGGGATTATCTTACGGCGGAGGCGATGATCAAGGAGTCGGATTGGAAGGCGCTGGAGAAGGAGGTCCGAGTCACAGTGGAGGAGGCCGTCCGGTACGCCGATGCCTCCCCGGAGCCGCCGGTGGAGTGGCTGTGCACCGACGTCTACGTCTCAGAGCGTTGA
- the lipA gene encoding Lipoyl synthase (Lipoic acid synthase) (Lipoate synthase) (Lipoyl-acyl-carrier protein synthase) (Sulfur insertion protein lipA) (Lip-syn) (Evidence 2a : Function of homologous gene experimentally demonstrated in an other organism; PubMedId : 8444795, 9141657; Product type e : enzyme) — protein sequence MLQPDKATPLLLLPESVGSPKPPWLKVKAPGSPNYLRLKRLVREQQLHTICEEALCPNIGECWQQLTATFLILGEICTRNCGFCAATHGRPTELDLAEPERVAKAICELELVHVVITSVNRDDLADGGARIFAAVIHRIRERSPGCSVEVLVPDFRGSEAALRTVVDAAPAILSHNVETVPRLYQEVRPGSGYEQSLELLANARRIAPGLVTKSGVIVGFGETWQELLRTMADLRGVDCDILTLGQYLRPSYAHVPIRKYYTPEEFRELKVIGEGMGFKHVESGPLVRSSYHARGQADEVGRKRESSLSACG from the coding sequence GTGCTCCAACCGGATAAGGCAACGCCGCTGTTGTTACTTCCTGAGAGCGTCGGCTCACCCAAGCCACCATGGCTGAAGGTTAAAGCTCCAGGATCGCCCAATTACCTTCGGTTGAAGCGACTCGTCCGAGAGCAGCAACTTCATACGATCTGCGAAGAGGCCCTCTGTCCCAATATTGGTGAGTGCTGGCAGCAACTCACGGCAACCTTCCTCATCCTGGGCGAGATCTGCACCCGCAACTGCGGTTTCTGCGCCGCTACACACGGCCGGCCGACAGAACTCGACCTAGCCGAGCCCGAGCGTGTGGCCAAGGCGATATGCGAGCTTGAGTTGGTCCACGTGGTTATCACCTCTGTGAATCGCGACGACCTGGCCGACGGCGGCGCGAGGATCTTTGCAGCAGTGATTCATCGAATTCGAGAGCGTTCGCCGGGATGCAGTGTCGAGGTGCTGGTTCCTGATTTCCGTGGCAGTGAGGCAGCCCTGAGAACGGTTGTCGATGCTGCGCCGGCTATTCTCAGCCACAACGTGGAAACTGTTCCCCGGTTGTATCAGGAGGTTCGCCCCGGATCGGGCTATGAGCAGTCACTGGAGCTTCTAGCCAATGCGCGGCGAATAGCGCCTGGGTTAGTCACGAAGTCTGGGGTGATTGTGGGGTTCGGGGAGACATGGCAAGAACTGCTCCGGACGATGGCGGACCTGAGGGGGGTCGATTGCGATATCCTGACGCTGGGACAATACCTGCGGCCAAGTTACGCGCATGTACCGATCAGGAAGTATTATACTCCTGAGGAGTTCAGGGAATTGAAGGTGATTGGGGAAGGGATGGGATTCAAGCACGTGGAGTCCGGGCCGTTGGTCCGAAGTTCGTATCATGCCCGCGGTCAGGCTGACGAAGTTGGCCGGAAGCGTGAGAGCAGCCTGTCTGCGTGCGGATAG
- a CDS encoding PHP-like, producing MRLIDLHAHSTASDGVLSPQELVHLAKDSGLSVLALTDHDTLEGLPMAMAEAERVGIQVVAGVEITAHVEDLEIHILGHFIDSDDNRLAEFLASSRNDRIERARRMTEKLWTLGLPLDVDEVLSLASGPSVGRPHVAQAMIRRGYVVSLKEAFDRYLTFGKPGYVERSRIPAALAIRAVKEAGGMASLAHPGDYNHDEIVPFLVQHGLDGLEVYHPEHDAGSVFHYERIRLEYDLLAVGGSDYHGTGGLRSIGLGKPALPEARFEQLLAARTARAPGNRSGQVNSSIDG from the coding sequence ATGCGCCTGATCGATCTGCATGCCCACTCGACCGCCTCTGACGGCGTCCTTTCTCCCCAGGAACTCGTACACCTCGCAAAAGATTCCGGACTCTCCGTTCTAGCCCTTACCGATCATGACACTCTGGAGGGTCTCCCTATGGCGATGGCGGAGGCCGAGCGAGTGGGGATACAGGTTGTTGCGGGCGTCGAGATTACGGCCCATGTGGAGGACCTGGAGATTCACATCTTGGGGCATTTCATTGATTCGGATGATAACCGGCTGGCCGAATTCCTTGCCTCCTCCCGCAACGACCGGATCGAGAGGGCTCGTCGGATGACCGAGAAGCTCTGGACTCTTGGTCTCCCTCTGGACGTTGATGAGGTCTTGAGCCTGGCGTCAGGTCCCTCAGTTGGACGGCCCCATGTGGCACAGGCGATGATCAGGCGCGGATATGTGGTGTCGCTGAAGGAGGCATTTGATCGGTATCTGACGTTCGGAAAGCCCGGCTACGTAGAACGTTCCAGGATTCCTGCCGCTCTGGCGATACGTGCCGTCAAGGAGGCCGGAGGTATGGCCTCCCTCGCGCATCCGGGAGACTATAACCACGACGAGATTGTCCCATTCCTTGTGCAGCATGGTCTTGACGGGCTGGAGGTGTATCATCCGGAACACGATGCCGGATCGGTATTCCATTATGAGCGAATACGTCTGGAATACGATCTATTGGCGGTTGGCGGCTCTGACTACCACGGGACGGGGGGGCTCCGCTCGATAGGGCTTGGGAAACCGGCCTTACCGGAGGCACGATTCGAACAGTTGCTCGCCGCACGCACCGCGCGAGCGCCGGGTAATCGGTCAGGTCAGGTGAACTCTTCCATAGACGGTTGA